The genome window GCAACAGCGATGATCGGATATCTGAATGCACCATCACCTTTTACGGAGGATGGATGGCTGCGTACCGGAGATGAAGCCGTATTGGAGCAGGGGTACATTCGCATTTTGGGTCGCCGTTCGGAGATTATTAACATAGGGGGACGGAAGGTATATCCTGCCGAGGTTGAGGGTGTGCTGGAAGAGATGGAATGTATTGAAGCGGCGGTAGTTTCGGGAGAACCGAGTGGTATCACGGGTCAGAGAGTGAAGGTGACTATCCGGCTGGCTACAGAATGTACTCTAACCGATCTGCGGCGGTCCATCTGGGAATATTGCCGGGACAAGCTGCCTTCTTATAAGATTCCGCAGAAAATCGTAATTACACAGGGAGAACTCGTAAGTTCGAGAATGAAGAAAATTCGTAAACCGTCGATGTCGATATCCTTCGCCTCGGCTGGGAAATAGGTTCCTGCCACCAATGAGTTTTATCTCAATTGAATCGCTACCGCTAACGAATCTCAAACGTCGTATTAAGGGGATGATCAAGAAAAGTAAAACTTAACGAATCTCAGCAACGTTATTCCGTCGAAAGCACCGCTTCTGCTTGCGAAAATCGACTTATTAAACAAAATAACATTTCTCTGATTCGTTAGACATTTAGCCCGGATATAATGAAGCAAATAACGTGTGCTTGGTTCGTTAGAATATGACATATAAAACGCATAAGATGCAGGAGAGGCTGTCCCTGGTCGTCAATATGACCTGGAGGACAGCCTCTTTTGGAGTTATATCGCCTTGTTAGCTGTATTTATATCAAGCTTCCGCAGGTTGTTTGACCTCCATTTGCAGTAAGGAGAAGCCGTAAGCTTCCAGATCGAGGGTCAGTTTATTTTGCCGGGATTCCACTTCGTTTGATGTGTACAGATTTCGCCAAACGTTACGATCTGCCAAAGGCAGTTCAAGAGTACATGGCTCATCTCCTGCATTCAGCACAAGAAGCATGCGCTCACCCGTATGCGAATCCGATCGTTCGATGGCAAGACAAGGGTCTCCGGCTTTTGCATATACAATCTTCAGTTCCGTGCTGCGCAGCGCAGGGTGCTGTTTGCGAAGGGCAATCGTATGGGTGAAGAATTCCAGAAGTTCACGGTTCTGCTTGGTCTCATCCCATTCCATACACTTGCGGCAACCCGGATCATATCCCCCGTCAAGCCCGACTTCGTCTCCATAATAAATACATGGCACACCTGGATACGTAAGCAGCAACGTAACGGCAAGTTTCATCTTACGCTCGTCTCCATCACATAAGGTCAGCAGTCTGGGTGTATCATGACTTCCAAGCAGATTGAAGGCAGCTTCAGTAACCGTTTGTGAATAGGCTGCAAGCAGTTTGCCGATCTCATTGGCAAATCCGAGTCCATCGAGCTTTCCGTTCACGGTGTAGTCCAATACCGAATTGGTAAACGGATAATTCATCACGGCATCGAATTGGTCTCCCTGAAGCCACATGAGCGAATCATGCCAGATCTCACCGAGCAGATACGCATCAGGTTTGATGGCTTTTACCGTCTGACGGAATTCGCGCCAGAACTGGTGATCCACCTCGTTGGCCACATCGAGCCTCCATCCGTCAATGTCCATCTCCTCGATCCAGAACCGTCCGACCTCCAGCAGGTATGCCTTCACGTCAGGGTGTTCCGTGTTCAGCTTTGGCATAAGCGGTTCAAAGGCAAAGGTATCATATGTGGGTATGCCATCCTCCACACGTGGCGGCCAGTCTTTGATATAGAACCAGTCTGCGTAGGGGGAATCGGCTCCATTCTTCATGACATCGACAAAAGGAGGGAACTCTCTGCCGGAATGATTGAACACCGCATCCAGAACGACACGTATGCCGCGCTGATGACATGCATCCACAAAGGTCTTGAACTGTTCATTGGTTCCAAAATGAGGATCGACCTTCATATAATCGCCTGTATTATATTTATGATTCGTGGTGGCCTCGAACAGCGGACAGAAATAGATGGCATTGATGCCCAACTGGCTGATGTGATCCAGATGATCAAGCACACCTTGCAG of Paenibacillus sp. FSL R5-0517 contains these proteins:
- a CDS encoding alpha-glycosidase → MILEAIYHRPKLNWSYAYDRSTMHLRLRSKRGDLDAVIAITGDKYAWDRTITHIPMRIFARDEMFDYWEAETSPPYRRLRYGFQLIQGEESVWMTERGFEQALPDHPLEFFDFPFMNPVDIFEPPAWVKDAVFYQIFPERYANGDPSISPNNAEPWGGEPTPVNFFGGDLQGVLDHLDHISQLGINAIYFCPLFEATTNHKYNTGDYMKVDPHFGTNEQFKTFVDACHQRGIRVVLDAVFNHSGREFPPFVDVMKNGADSPYADWFYIKDWPPRVEDGIPTYDTFAFEPLMPKLNTEHPDVKAYLLEVGRFWIEEMDIDGWRLDVANEVDHQFWREFRQTVKAIKPDAYLLGEIWHDSLMWLQGDQFDAVMNYPFTNSVLDYTVNGKLDGLGFANEIGKLLAAYSQTVTEAAFNLLGSHDTPRLLTLCDGDERKMKLAVTLLLTYPGVPCIYYGDEVGLDGGYDPGCRKCMEWDETKQNRELLEFFTHTIALRKQHPALRSTELKIVYAKAGDPCLAIERSDSHTGERMLLVLNAGDEPCTLELPLADRNVWRNLYTSNEVESRQNKLTLDLEAYGFSLLQMEVKQPAEA